DNA from Streptomyces sp. NBC_01260:
CCGACGCCTGGCGCGGTGGCAGCAGCCTGCTGGTCGACGGCGACCTGGACGCCCCCGCCACCGTCGAGCTGTACGGCACCCGGCTGCCGCTCACCCGGCGCACCGTCGTCGAGCTCACCCACCGGACCGACACGGAATCAGGACCGGTCACCGTCGAACTCGCCGTCGCCCTGCACGAGCCGGACCGGCCGGGGGACCCGATCGCGTACACCTGTGTCCCGGCGGGCGAACTCCGGGCGGGCGGCACCGGCTGGACCACCTCCACCCTCCGGCTGAACTCCCTCTCCGGGACCGTCCGCGCGCTGGGGGTGCGCCTCACGGCGGCCGGTCCGGTGCGCTGGCGGCTCGGAGCCCTGGCCGTACGGGACACGGCGCGGACCCCGTCCGCACCGGCCGGACTGCGCGTCACCGGCGCGTCCTCGGGAGCCGGCGGCACCGACCTGCGCTTCGGCTGGCACCGGGCCCCCGCCGCCCCGCGCCACTACGAGCTGCACCGGGTCCTGCCCGACGGCACCCGGCGCTTCCTCGGCGGCACCTGTGGAACCGCGTTCTTCGTGCCGGGCCTTCGGCGGGAACCGGGCGAGAAAAGCGCTCGTTTCCAGGTCAGGGCCGTCGGCGAGCTGTACACGACCTCCGGCGCCGCCTCCGTCGCGCACCGCTGGTAATCCACCCCACCCGCACCCCACCCATATCGGAGCCACCCTCATGCACGACGACCGCAGTCTGGTCGAAGCCCGTCTGAAGCGCGTCCTCGACGAGCGCATCCGGCCGGCCGTATACCCGGAATCCGTACCGCTGGACGTCGCCGTCTGGAACGCACCGGGCGAGCCCGTCCCGGTCGCCGAGGGGCTGGCCGGTGCCACCGAACCGATCGCGGTCGGCGACCGGTGGGGCGCCCCGTGGGGCACCTGCTGGTTCCGGGTCTCCGGGACGGTCCCCGAGGCCTGGGCGGGCCGGACCGTCGAGGCGCTGCTCGACCTCGGCTTCGACGAGAACATGCCGGGCTTCCAGTGCGAGGGCCTCGTCTACCGCCCCGACGGCACTCCGGTGAAGGGCCTCAACCCGCGCAACCAGTGGGTGCGCGTCGGCGCCCCCGCAGCCGGTGGCGAGGAGGTGCTGCTGCACATCGAGGCCGCGTCCAACCCGGTCATCCTCGACTACCACCCCTTCCTGCCGACCCGGCTGGGCGACAAGGAGACCGCGGGCAGCGAACCGCAGTACACCCTCGCCCGGATGGACCTCGCCCTCTTCGACGAGAACGTGTGGAACCTCGTCCAGGACCTGGAGGTGCTCGGTGAGCTGATGCAGGAGCTGCCGGTCGAGGGCGCCCGCCGCTGGGACATCCTGCGGGCCATCGGCCGCTCGCTCGACGCGGTCGACCTCCAGGACGTCAACGGCACCGCGGCCGCCGCCCGCGAGCAGCTCGCCGCCGTCCTCGCGACGCCCGCGCAGCCGTCCGCGCACCGCATCAGCGCCGTCGGCCACGCCCACATAGACTCGGCCTGGCTGTGGCCGCTGCGCGAGACGGTCCGCAAGGTCGCCCGTACGACGTCCAACATGACCGCCCTGCTGGAGGACGAGCCCGACTTCGTCTTCGCGATGTCGCAGGCCCAGCAGTTCGCCTGGATCAAGGAGCACCGCCCCGAGGTCTACGCCAAGGTCAAGCAGGCCGTGGCGGACGGGCGGTTCGTGCCGTCCGGCGGCATGTGGGTCGAGTCCGACACCAACATGCCCGGCTCCGAGGCGATGGCCCGCCAGTTCGTGCACGGCAAGCGCTTCTTCCTCGACGAGTTCGGCATCGAGAACGACGAGGCGTGGCTGCCCGACACCTTCGGCTTCGCGGCCGGACTGCCGCAGATCATCAAGGCCGCGGGCTCCAAGTGGCTCCTCACGCAGAAGATCTCGTGGAGCCAGACCAACAAGTTCCCGCACCACACCTTCCAGTGGGAGGGCATCGACGGCACCCGGATCTTCACGCACTTCCCGCCCGTCGACACCTACAACTGCTCCATGAAGGGCAGCGAGATCGCCCACGCGGCGAAGAACTTCAAGGACAAGGGAGTCGCGCGGCACTCCCTCGCGCCGACCGGCTGGGGCGACGGGGGCGGTGGCACCACCCGCGAGATGATCGCCAAGGCGGCCAGGATGCGCAGCCTCGAAGGCTCCGCGACGGTCACCTGGGAGACGCCCGCCGACTTCTTCACCAAGGCGGAGGCGGAGTACCCGAACGCACCGGTGTGGGTCGGCGAGCTCTACCTGGAGCTGCACCGCGCCACCCTGACCAGCCAGGCGAAGACGAAGCAGGGCAACCGCCGCAGCGAGCACCTGCTGCGGGAGGCCGAGCTGTGGGCCGCCACCGCCGCCGTGCGGACCGGCTCCGCCTACCCGTACGAGCAGTTGGACCGGATCTGGAAGACGGTGCTGCTGCACCAGTTCCACGACATCCTGCCCGGCTCGTCGATCGCCTGGGTGCACCGCGAGGCGGAGAAGACGTACGCGGCCGTCGCCGAGGAGCTGAACGGCATCGTCGACACCGCGCAGCGCGCGCTGGCCGGCGATACCGCGACGGGACGGACCCTGCTCTTCAACTCCGCCCCGCACGCCCGCGGCGGCGTCCCGGCCGGTGCGGCGACTGCCGTCACGGCCGCCGGCGGCGGCACGCTCGCACCGCGCGAGGGCGGCGGGTTCGTCCTGGACAACGGTCTGCTCCGGGTGGAGATCGACGCCCGCGGACTGGTCGTCTCGGCGTACGACATCGGTGCCGGGCGCGAGACGGTGGCCCCGGGCCAGGCCGCGAACCTGCTCCAGATCCACCCGGACTTCCCGAACATGTGGGACGCCTGGGACGTCGATGAGTTCTACCGCAACACCGTCACCGACCTGACGGACCTCGACGAGCTCACCCCCGTCCAGGAGGAGGGCGCCGTATCCGTACGGATCGTCCGCGGCTTCGGTGACTCGAAGGTCACCCAGCTGCTGACCCTCGCGCCGGGCGTCAAGCGGCTCGACATCGACACCGAGGTCGACTGGCACGAGACGGAGAAGTTCCTCAAGGCGGCGTTCCCGCTGGACATCCACGCCGAGCGGTACGCCTCCGAGACGCAGTTCGGGCACTTCTACCGGGCCACCCACACCAACACGAGCTGGGAGGCCGCCAAGTTCGAGGCCTGCAACCACCGCTTCGTCCACCTGGAGGAGCCGGGCTGGGGCGTGGCCCTGGTCAACGACTCGACGTACGGGCACGACGTGACCCGCACGGTCCGCGACAGCGACGCGGGCACGACCACCACCGTGCGGGTCTCCCTGCTGCGCGCCCCCCGCTTCCCCGACCCGGAGACCGACCAGGGCGTGCACCGCTTCCGGCACGCGCTCGCACCGGGTGCGGGGATCGGCGACGCGGTCCGTGAGGGCTTCCGCATCAACCTGCCGGAGCGCCGGGTGACGGGTGAGCGCGAGGTGGCTCCGCTGGTGACCGTCGACAACGACGCGGTCGTGGTCAGCGCGGTCAAGCTGGCGGACGACGCGAGCGGCGACCTCGTCGTACGGCTCTACGAGTCGACGGGCGGCCGCGCCGGGGTGCGGCTCGCGGCCGGTTTCGAGGCCGTCGGCGTGGCGGTGACCGACCTGCTGGAGCGGCCGCTGGCCGACGCGGTGGTGCCCGAGCTCGGTGACGGCGGTGTCCAGCTGTCGCTGCGGCCGTTCGAGCTGATCACGCTGAGGTTCGCGCGCGGCTGAGGCAGCGGTCGAACTGCCCGTAATCTCCCCCCTGGTCCTGAATCAGGGGGGAGGTCAGGGCGTCGGGAGCCGGAGCACTGCCCCGTGCGGCGGCGAATATCTACAGCGACAAGCACAGAATTTTACGCAATGTGCGATGAGGGTTTATGACACGCCGGGTGGAGTGTAATTACTTGCCGCGCCCGGCCGCTTTCATTGTGCTACTGTAGATCTCAGTTGCAGTTGTGGTTCCCAAAGACTCCAAGTGCTCTCCTCAGCTAAATGGGCTGGTGGGTGCACTTTTGTATTTCCGGTTCATTATCCGGATGGGGTAATCATCGCGGCGACGTGGGACTGGCACAGTGCGAGTCCCCGGGCTCTGCCCCAGAAGGAGATAGAACATGGCTACTGGCACCGTCAAGTGGTTCAACGCGGAAAAGGGCTTCGGCTTCATCGAGCAGGATGGTGGCGGCGCTGACGTCTTCGCCCACTACTCGAACATCGCCGCCAGCGGCTTCCGTGAGCTGCAGGAGGGCCAGAAGGTGAACTTCGACGTCACGCAGGGCCAGAAGGGCCCGCAGGCGGAGAACATCACCCCCGCGTGAACCTGATTGCTCCGGCGCTCACGCGCTGAGATGCTTTCGCGCAGCTGGGGCCCGCACCTTGGGGTGCGGGCCCCAGCTCGTTGCTTTTCCGGGCCCACCCCCGAGCGATGCCGTGCCGGTGCACCACCGCCACGAGCTGCCGGGCAGGCGCCCAGAACCACGATCTTCACCGTGTGGCGGACGATCCGCCATGGCTCCCGGACCGGAACACCGGCCCGCCGGAGCCCCGTGACGTGACCTGCAGGACCGCTCCGCGGGCCCGCTCGCCGCGTCATTGCGAAGCACCGGACCCGGTTCGGCCGGGCCCGTATCGGCTCAAGACCGGCTGCCGGGCTTCGTTCACGTATGCCAACGGCCCGTTCTTGCGATTCTTGTGCCGCTCGTCGCCGCAATGAATTCCTCGATACGCGCCATATCGAGGAAGGGTTCTGTATGAACCGCGACCGCACAGCTCGCTCAAATGACCGTTATTCCCGCACTTCCGGCGGCTCCCGTTCGGGCGGCGGCTTCCGCTCGCAGGCCCCGGGCCGCCAGGGCGGCCAGGGCCGCTTCGGCGCCCCGGCCCAGCGTTCGGGTGGCGGCGGTGGCTACGGCCGCCGGCCCGCCGCCAAGCAGGGCGAGTTCGCACTGCCGCAGACCATCACCCCGGCGCTGCCCGCCGTGGAGGCCTTCGCCGATCTGGACATGCCCGCGCCGCTGCTGTCGGCGCTCGCCACCGAGGGCGTCACGGTACCGTTCCCGATCCAGGCGGCCACGCTGCCGAACTCGCTGGCCGGCCGTGACGTACTGGGCCGCGGCCGTACCGGGTCGGGCAAGACGCTCGCCTTCGGTCTGGCCCTGCTGGCCCGTATCGAAGGCCGTCGCGCCGACGCCCGCCGCCCGCTGGCCCTGGTGCTCGTCCCCACCCGGGAACTGGCCCAGCAGGTCACCGACGCGCTCACCCCGTACGCCCGCTCGCTCAAGCTGCGGTTGGCCACGGTCGTCGGCGGCATGTCGATCGGCCGTCAGTCGGCCGCGCTGCGCGGCGGCTCCGAGGTCGTCGTCGCCACTCCGGGCCGGCTGAAGGACCTGATCGAGCGCGGCGACTGCTCGCTGGACCGGGTCTCCATCACCGTCCTGGACGAGGCCGACCAGATGGCCGACATGGGCTTCATGCCGCAGGTCACCGAGCTGCTCGACCAGGTGCAGGCGGAGGGCCAGCGGATGCTGTTCTCGGCCACCCTGGACCGCAACGTCGACCTGCTGGTGCGCCGCTACCTGCACGACCCGGTCGTCCACTCGGTCGACCCCGCCGCCGGTGCGGTGACGACGATGGAGCACCACGTGCTCTACGTCCACGGCGCTGACAAGTACGCCACCACGACGGAGATCGCCGCTCGCGACGGCCGCGTGATCATGTTCCTGGACACCAAGCACGCCGTGGACAAGCTCACCGACCACCTGCTCAACAGCGGGGTCCGGGCGGCGGCGCTGCACGGCGGGAAGTCGCAGCCGCAGCGCACCCGCACCCTGACCCGGTTCAAGACCGGGCACGTCACGGTGCTGGTCGCCACCAATGTCGCGGCCCGCGGCATCCACGTCGACAACCTCGACCTGGTGGTCAACGTCGACCCGCCGAGTGACCACAAGGACTACCTGCACCGCGGCGGCCGTACCGCCCGTGCCGGGGAGTCCGGCAGTGTCGTCACGCTGGTGCTGCCCAACCAGCGCCGCGAGATGACGCGCCTGATGGCCGACGCCGGGATCACCCCGCAGATCGCCCAGGTCCGTTCCGGCGAGGCCGAGCTGAGCCGGATCACCGGTGCGCAGGCGCCCTCGGGCGTGCCCGTCGTCATCACCTCGCCGGTGTCGGAGCGGCCCAAGGGCGGGTCCTCGTCCCGTGGCCGGCGCAGCCGTCCGGCCCAGGCCCGGCGCACCTCGTCGTCCTCGTCGTCGTCCTCCCAGTCGCGGGGCGGCGGTGCGCAGCGCCGGTCCTCCGGCAACCGTGCAGCCTGACCGATACCCGCGTTCCCGTCCGGTTCCGCTCCCCGACCCCGTTGAGGCACTATGCGCTGCGTCATCGCCCGCTTCCCCTTCGACCTTTTCAAGCACGAGGTCGAGGCATCGATGAAGGGCATCAAGCCCGAACCCGTCACCGGGGATTCGGTGATCATCAGCCGTCGTGTCTACCCGGTCAAGCAGGTGGGTGAAGTGATCACCCGGCAGGACCGCCGCGACTTCACGGCCGGTGAGGTGACCAGGGCGCTGGGGCGTCTCGGCTTCACCTGCCGGTCCGTACCGGCGCCGTCCGCTCCGGTGGAGCTGAGCCCCATGGAGGCCGCTTCGGCCGCGCTGGGGACCCCCGGACAGGACGCCTGAACCACCGCACCACCCGCCGAGGCCCGGCTCCTCCGAGGGGGAGCCGGGCCTCGGCGCGTCGTGCGTCCTGCGGCGGTCAGCCCCAGAGCGCCTCGGCGAGCGTGATGCCGGCGAACACCGCGCCCAGCCCCGCCACGACGCTCGCGGCCACATTGGCGGCCGCGTAGAACCGCGCGCCGTCCTCGGCCAGTCGCAGGGTCTCGTAGCTGAAGGTCGAGTACGTGCTCAGCGCCCCGCAGAGCCCGGTACCGAGCAGCAGCTGGACGTGCGAGGAGGCGGCGCCGGCGGTCACCGCGCCGGTCAGCAGCCCCAGCACCAGGCAGCCCGTCACGTTCACCGTGAACGTCCCCCACGGGAAGACGGAGTCGTGCCGGGACTGCACCGCGCGGTCGGTCAGGTACCGCAGCGGGGCGCCGACCGCGGCGCCGGCGATCACCAGCAGCCAGTTCACCGGGCTTCCTCCGCCTCGCCCCAACGCACCAGCTCGCAGGCGTCCAGGACGAGCGGGCCGGTGCCGATCAGCTCCTTGACCAGCGGCAGGAAGGCGCGCACCTTCTCCTCGGTGTCCACGATCACCACCGCCACCGGCAGGTCCTCGCTCAGCGAGAGCAGCCGCTGGGTGTGGATCACCGACGAGGCACCGAATCCCTCGATGCCGCGGAACACGCTGGCGCCCGCCAGTCCCGCCGCGTGCGCCCGGTGCACGATCTCGGTGTAGACCGGCCGGTGGTGCCAGCCGTCGGACTCCCCGACCAGGACGGTCAGGCGCAGGGCACGTTCGGTCCTCGGTGTCTTCATGACTGCCTCCACGCCAGCACGCGGCGTGTCAGCCACACCGCGCTCCACACCGCCGCGAGGGCCGCGAACAGTGTCAGTCCCAGATACACCAGGCCGCTGCGGGCCCGGCCCGCGTCGACGAGGCGCTCGATGTCCACGGCGTAGGTGGAGAAGGTGGTGAACCCGCCCAGCACCCCGGTACCGAAGAACGGCCGCACCAGCCGGTGGGCCGTCCATACCTCGCTGATCACCACCATGAACACGCCGATCGCCGCGCACCCGATGACGTTCACGACGAGGGTCGTCCAAGGGAACCCGCCCGTCGCCGTGGGCCACAGCAGCGACGCCCCGTAGCGCGCGCAGGCACCGGCCGCACCGCCGAGCGCGATCGCCGCGACGACCGGGGCCTGGGGGTTCAGGGGCTTGTCGGGCACACCTCTCCTACCTGCCGGGGCGCCCGCCGGACGCGGGCGTGCTCGTACGCAAGTAGGGACCGTTGGCGGCGCGATCGCGCCGCGGTTCGGGTACGGCGGGCCCCACCGCCGCGCAGCGGCCGTCTCCGGCCCCGCTTTCTCCAGATTATCGCGTGGGCCGTGCGGGGGCGTGCCGGGCCTCGTGCGGCTCCGGAGCGCGAAGAACCCCGGTGTTAGGCTCGCGCGGCCGTCCGCGCCGATCGCGGTGTCACGAGGGACCGACACGAGGGAATGGCCGTGGCTCAGACGCCTGTGAGGATCGTGGTGGTCGTACCCACCTATGACGAGCGGACGAACCTGCCGGTCCTCGTCGGCCTGCTGATGGACCTGGGCCTGCCCGGCCTGCACGTTCTCGTGGTGGACGACAACTCGCCGGACGGCACGGGCGAGGTGGCGGACCGGCTCGCGGCGGAGACCGGGGGCGTCGTGGGGGTGCTGCACCGGACGGAGAAGGACGGAATCGGCCGGGCCTATGTGGCGGGGATGGCGCGGGCGCTCGCCGAGGGCGCGGACGTGGTGATCCAGATGGACGCCGACCTCTCCCATCCGGTGTCCAGGGTGCCGGTCATGGTCGACACGCTGTTCGCCGAGGACGCCGCGGTGGTGATCGGATCGCGCTATGTGGAGGGCGGTTCGCTCGCGACGGAGTGGCCCCGGCACCGCAAGGCGCTGTCCGCGTGGGCGAATTTCTACGTCAACGCGATTCTGCGGCTCGGGGTGAAGGACGCCACCGCCGGGTTCAAGGCGTGGCGGGCCTCGGCGCTGAAGGCGATCGACGTCCCGTCGGTGCGCAGCAACGGGTACTCGTTCCAGGTGGAGATGAACCACCGCGCGGTCCGGCGCGGGCTGCGGATCGTCGAGGTCCCGATCCGGTTCGAGGAGCGGGTCAGCGGTGAGTCGAAGCTCGGTCTGCGGGTGCAGATCGAGTCCGCGATCGCCCCGTGGAAGCTGCTCCTCGGCCGGAACAGGGACTGACCCCCGGCCGTTCACCCGATCGGCCACCGCATCTGCGGGCCCGGAGGCGAGGCCGCAGGGTGGTCCCATGTGGCCCCATCGACTCGCGCTGGGCGCCGCGGTCCTCCCGCTCACCCTGCTGGCGCTGCGGGACGCCCCGGTGCGGCCGGTGCTGCCCGCACCGGCCGCCGCCGCCCACGAGCGGCCGCGCCCGGTGCCGCGCGGGGCGCCGCAGCCGGCCGTCGTCAGCCGGGCGGCCTGGCGTGCGGACGAGCGCATGGTCAGGGAGCCGGCGGACTACACGGGCGCCGTGCGGGCGGTCTTCATCCATCACACGGGGGAGTCCAGCGACTACGACTGCGCGGACGTGCCGCGGATGCTGCGGGCGGTGGAGGAGGCCCACATAAAGGGCAACGGCTGGGACGACATCGGCTACAACTTCCTCGTCGACCGGTGCGGGACGATCTACGAGGGCCGGGCGGGCGGCATCCGGCGTTCGGTCCGCGGCGCGCACACCACGGGCTTCAACGCCGACAGCGTGGGCATCGCGGTGCTGGGCGACTACGGGCGCGGGGCCACGGTGCCGCCGGTCCTCCTGCGGGCCCTCGCGAAGGTGGCCGCGTGGAAGCTGGTGCCGGGCGCCGATCCGCGTGGCACGGTGCGGCTGGTCTCGACGAGCGACGCGAGCAGGTTCCCGAAGGGCACGGTCGCCGTGCTGCACGCCGTATCGGGCCACCGAGACGCGTACCGGACCAACTGTCCGGGCGAGGCGCTGTACGCCGAACTGCCCGCGATCCGGGCCGCGGCGGCGGCTCTGCGCAAGGCAAGGTGAACGGCCGCGGCCGCTCCCGTCCCGGAACTATTGCGCTAGTGCATATTCGCTTTCTGCCTAGTTCGTAATGGGCTAGGGTGCCGTCATGCCTGCCACGCACCCGCTTCCCGTAACCCTGACCGGCCGCCACGTCCGCCTGGAACCACTCTCCCCGGACCACCTCGACGGCCTCTTCGCCGCGGGCGGCCGCGACGACGAGGTCTGGCGCTGGCAGGGCGGACCGACCCCCCGGACCAGGGAGGAACTCGGCGAGAAGCTGACGGCCCTGCTCGCGGACGCACGGCGTGGCGTGTACGTCCCGTTCGCCGTCATCCACCGCGCGAGCGGCCAGGCCGTCGGCTGGACCACGTACCTGGACGTCGACGTGGCCAACGAGCGCCTGGAGATCGGCTGGACCTGGTACGGCCGTGCGCACTGGCGGTCGGCGGTCAACACCGAGAGCAAGCTGCTCCTGCTCACCCACGCGTTCGAGGAACTGGGCATGGGACGCGTGCAGTTGAAGACCGACCACCTCAACGAGCGCTCCCAGGCGGCGATCGCGCGCCTCGGTGCCCGGCGCGAAGGAGTGCTGCGGCGCCATCGCCGCCGCCACGACGGCAGCTGGCGCGACACGGTCTACTTCTCGTTGCTCGCCGACGAATGGCCCGAGGCGAAGGCCCGGCTCGACGCCCGGCTCTGACCGCGTACGGGGGCAGGCCCCCGGTGCGTTGTCCACCGACCGGTGGACAACGGGTTCCACCGGCCGGGGCTGCCGGGCGCAGGGCCCCGCGGACCAGCATGTAACGCATGAGAATGCGACCCGTACGTATGGCCCGCTGGAGCGCGCGGCACCCGTGGAAAGCGATCGTCGGCTGGTTCGTCTTCGTGCTGCTGTGCCTCGGCGCGGGCATCACCGCAGGCGGCAACCCGGCCACCACCGAGGACTTCTGGGTCGGTGAGGCCGGCCACGCCGAGTCGATGGCCACCGACGGCGGCCTCCAGCGCCGGCCCACCGAGCACATCCTGATCCGGGCCGCGTCCGGCCCCCTGGACACCGCGAAGGCCACCGCCGCGGCCCGCGATGTCACCGCCCGGATGAGCGCGCTCCCCGAGGTGGCGGAGGTGGCGCCCCCGGTCCGCTCGAAGGACGGCACGGCCCTGCGGGTGGCCGTGGTCATGAAGGGCGCCGAACTGGACGCCAGGAAGAACGTCGTCCCGCTCCTCGACGCGAGC
Protein-coding regions in this window:
- a CDS encoding SCO5918 family protein codes for the protein MRCVIARFPFDLFKHEVEASMKGIKPEPVTGDSVIISRRVYPVKQVGEVITRQDRRDFTAGEVTRALGRLGFTCRSVPAPSAPVELSPMEAASAALGTPGQDA
- a CDS encoding cold-shock protein translates to MATGTVKWFNAEKGFGFIEQDGGGADVFAHYSNIAASGFRELQEGQKVNFDVTQGQKGPQAENITPA
- a CDS encoding alpha-mannosidase encodes the protein MHDDRSLVEARLKRVLDERIRPAVYPESVPLDVAVWNAPGEPVPVAEGLAGATEPIAVGDRWGAPWGTCWFRVSGTVPEAWAGRTVEALLDLGFDENMPGFQCEGLVYRPDGTPVKGLNPRNQWVRVGAPAAGGEEVLLHIEAASNPVILDYHPFLPTRLGDKETAGSEPQYTLARMDLALFDENVWNLVQDLEVLGELMQELPVEGARRWDILRAIGRSLDAVDLQDVNGTAAAAREQLAAVLATPAQPSAHRISAVGHAHIDSAWLWPLRETVRKVARTTSNMTALLEDEPDFVFAMSQAQQFAWIKEHRPEVYAKVKQAVADGRFVPSGGMWVESDTNMPGSEAMARQFVHGKRFFLDEFGIENDEAWLPDTFGFAAGLPQIIKAAGSKWLLTQKISWSQTNKFPHHTFQWEGIDGTRIFTHFPPVDTYNCSMKGSEIAHAAKNFKDKGVARHSLAPTGWGDGGGGTTREMIAKAARMRSLEGSATVTWETPADFFTKAEAEYPNAPVWVGELYLELHRATLTSQAKTKQGNRRSEHLLREAELWAATAAVRTGSAYPYEQLDRIWKTVLLHQFHDILPGSSIAWVHREAEKTYAAVAEELNGIVDTAQRALAGDTATGRTLLFNSAPHARGGVPAGAATAVTAAGGGTLAPREGGGFVLDNGLLRVEIDARGLVVSAYDIGAGRETVAPGQAANLLQIHPDFPNMWDAWDVDEFYRNTVTDLTDLDELTPVQEEGAVSVRIVRGFGDSKVTQLLTLAPGVKRLDIDTEVDWHETEKFLKAAFPLDIHAERYASETQFGHFYRATHTNTSWEAAKFEACNHRFVHLEEPGWGVALVNDSTYGHDVTRTVRDSDAGTTTTVRVSLLRAPRFPDPETDQGVHRFRHALAPGAGIGDAVREGFRINLPERRVTGEREVAPLVTVDNDAVVVSAVKLADDASGDLVVRLYESTGGRAGVRLAAGFEAVGVAVTDLLERPLADAVVPELGDGGVQLSLRPFELITLRFARG
- a CDS encoding DEAD/DEAH box helicase, whose amino-acid sequence is MNRDRTARSNDRYSRTSGGSRSGGGFRSQAPGRQGGQGRFGAPAQRSGGGGGYGRRPAAKQGEFALPQTITPALPAVEAFADLDMPAPLLSALATEGVTVPFPIQAATLPNSLAGRDVLGRGRTGSGKTLAFGLALLARIEGRRADARRPLALVLVPTRELAQQVTDALTPYARSLKLRLATVVGGMSIGRQSAALRGGSEVVVATPGRLKDLIERGDCSLDRVSITVLDEADQMADMGFMPQVTELLDQVQAEGQRMLFSATLDRNVDLLVRRYLHDPVVHSVDPAAGAVTTMEHHVLYVHGADKYATTTEIAARDGRVIMFLDTKHAVDKLTDHLLNSGVRAAALHGGKSQPQRTRTLTRFKTGHVTVLVATNVAARGIHVDNLDLVVNVDPPSDHKDYLHRGGRTARAGESGSVVTLVLPNQRREMTRLMADAGITPQIAQVRSGEAELSRITGAQAPSGVPVVITSPVSERPKGGSSSRGRRSRPAQARRTSSSSSSSSQSRGGGAQRRSSGNRAA
- a CDS encoding GNAT family N-acetyltransferase, producing the protein MPATHPLPVTLTGRHVRLEPLSPDHLDGLFAAGGRDDEVWRWQGGPTPRTREELGEKLTALLADARRGVYVPFAVIHRASGQAVGWTTYLDVDVANERLEIGWTWYGRAHWRSAVNTESKLLLLTHAFEELGMGRVQLKTDHLNERSQAAIARLGARREGVLRRHRRRHDGSWRDTVYFSLLADEWPEAKARLDARL
- a CDS encoding DUF190 domain-containing protein, coding for MKTPRTERALRLTVLVGESDGWHHRPVYTEIVHRAHAAGLAGASVFRGIEGFGASSVIHTQRLLSLSEDLPVAVVIVDTEEKVRAFLPLVKELIGTGPLVLDACELVRWGEAEEAR
- the crcB gene encoding fluoride efflux transporter CrcB, with amino-acid sequence MNWLLVIAGAAVGAPLRYLTDRAVQSRHDSVFPWGTFTVNVTGCLVLGLLTGAVTAGAASSHVQLLLGTGLCGALSTYSTFSYETLRLAEDGARFYAAANVAASVVAGLGAVFAGITLAEALWG
- the crcB gene encoding fluoride efflux transporter CrcB, which encodes MPDKPLNPQAPVVAAIALGGAAGACARYGASLLWPTATGGFPWTTLVVNVIGCAAIGVFMVVISEVWTAHRLVRPFFGTGVLGGFTTFSTYAVDIERLVDAGRARSGLVYLGLTLFAALAAVWSAVWLTRRVLAWRQS
- a CDS encoding polyprenol monophosphomannose synthase; the protein is MAVAQTPVRIVVVVPTYDERTNLPVLVGLLMDLGLPGLHVLVVDDNSPDGTGEVADRLAAETGGVVGVLHRTEKDGIGRAYVAGMARALAEGADVVIQMDADLSHPVSRVPVMVDTLFAEDAAVVIGSRYVEGGSLATEWPRHRKALSAWANFYVNAILRLGVKDATAGFKAWRASALKAIDVPSVRSNGYSFQVEMNHRAVRRGLRIVEVPIRFEERVSGESKLGLRVQIESAIAPWKLLLGRNRD
- a CDS encoding peptidoglycan recognition protein family protein, which produces MWPHRLALGAAVLPLTLLALRDAPVRPVLPAPAAAAHERPRPVPRGAPQPAVVSRAAWRADERMVREPADYTGAVRAVFIHHTGESSDYDCADVPRMLRAVEEAHIKGNGWDDIGYNFLVDRCGTIYEGRAGGIRRSVRGAHTTGFNADSVGIAVLGDYGRGATVPPVLLRALAKVAAWKLVPGADPRGTVRLVSTSDASRFPKGTVAVLHAVSGHRDAYRTNCPGEALYAELPAIRAAAAALRKAR